A single genomic interval of Pochonia chlamydosporia 170 chromosome 7, whole genome shotgun sequence harbors:
- a CDS encoding UDP-glucose dehydrogenase (similar to Talaromyces marneffei ATCC 18224 XP_002147955.1) — protein sequence MAAIHEAVVDSVKKLGLNGTSEHTNGVIKDDFKVRTICCVGAGYVGGPTAAVIAFQNPHIKVTVVDRDEVRIRRWNSRHPPIYEPGLHDIVRVARDGSRDFTFANESASESEVTSAEESETSVSSRPANLFFTTDVAKSIGEADVVLVSVNTPTKERGVGAGSATDMTAFEAVTAVVAQYAREGAIIVEKSTVPCRTAQLVADTLSMHRPGVHFEILSNPEFLAAGTAVNDLLYPDRILIGSAPTPSGKKAAEALVNVYAAWVPRDRILTTNVWSSELAKLVANSMLAQRISSINSISAVCEQTGADVDEVARAVGVDPRIGNKFLMAGIGFGGSCFKKDVLNLVYLADTMGLPEVGEYWRQVVKMNEYARDRFTNRVIKCLNNTLVGKKVAILGYAFKKNTSDTREAPALEMIKTLLEERPREIAVFDPCCNPLVIKEEIKTLLGPVAAGNNISVYGNAYDACNGATAVVIATEFDEFRNQPAPKPAPVPVEQPAPKMIGRKPNPKSDPRPFKTSAPTPNDLLALHKYLVQRPSETSDDPLDRFNVEPSCTDDCPDCIQEKQSKKTGHATGMGSAEEYKAKERIDWVRISETMAKPRWVFDGRGVIDSREMVKLGVRVESVGRQHRF from the exons ATGGCTGCCATTCACGAGGCCGTCGTTGACTctgtcaagaagctgggccTCAATGGCACTTCAGAGCACACCAATGGTGTGATTAAGGATGATTTCAAGGTTCGCACCATTTGCTGTGTTGGTGCCGGTTACGTTG GTGGCCCTACCGCTGCTGTCATTGCTTTCCAGAACCCTCACATCAAGGTGACGGTGGTCGATCGAGACGAGGTTCGCATTCGCCGTTGGAACTCGCGCCATCCTCCGATTTACGAGCCCGGTCTGCACGACATTGTCCGCGTCGCCCGCGATGGCTCCCGCGACTTCACATTCGCTAATGAGAGCGCCTCTGAAAGTGAGGTGACCTCTGCCGAAGAGAGCGAGACCTCTGTGTCCAGCCGTCCCGCcaacctcttcttcaccaCCGATGTTGCCAAGAGCATTGGCGAAGCTGACGTCGTCCTTGTGTCTGTTAATACCCCGACCAAGGAGCGTGGCGTTGGTGCCGGAAGCGCAACTGACATGACTGCTTTCGAGGCTGTCACTGCGGTTGTAGCTCAGTATGCCAGAGAAGGCGCAATTATCGTTGAGAAGAGCACTGTCCCTTGTCGAACAGCGCAGCTTGTTGCCGATACC CTGTCCATGCACCGCCCCGGTGTCCACTTCGAAATCTTGTCCAACCCGGAGTTCTTGGCTGCAGGTACCGCTGTCAACGATTTGCTGTACCCGGATCGTATCTTGATCGGATCTGCACCTACCCCTTCAggcaagaaggctgccgaaGCTCTCGTCAACGTCTACGCTGCTTGGGTCCCCAGAGACCGTATTCTGACCACGAATGTCTGGTCATccgagctggccaagctcGTGGCAAACTCAATGCTTGCCCAGCGTATTTCCAGCATCAATTCCATTTCTGCAGTTTGTGAGCAAACAGGTGCCGATGTTGACGAGGTCGCCCGAGCCGTCGGTGTTGACCCTCGAATTGGCAACAAgtttttgatggctggtATTGGGTTTGGCGGAAGCTGCTTCAAGAAGGATGTTTTGAACCTGGTTTACCTGGCCGATACAATGGGTCTCCCTGAAGTTGGCGAGTACTGGCGACAAGTTGTCAAAATGAACGAGTATGCTCGTGACCGCTTCACCAACCGCGTCATCAAGTGTCTCAACAACACCCTGGTGGGAAAGAAGGTGGCCATTCTGGGCTATGCCTTCAAGAAGAACACATCCGACACTCGTGAGGCCCCGGCGCTCGAGATGATCAAAACTCTGCTCGAGGAGCGCCCCAGAGAAATTGCCGTCTTCGACCCATGCTGTAACCCGCTGGTCATCAAGGAGGAAATCAAGACGCTTCTTGGACCCGTCGCCGCCGGGAACAACATCTCGGTTTACGGCAACGCTTATGACGCTTGCAACGGTGCTACCGCTGTCGTGATTGCTACAGAATTTGACGAGTTCAGAAACCAACCGGCTCCCAAGCCAGCTCCTGTTCCTGTTGAACAGCCTGCTCCCAAGATGATTGGTCGCAAGCCGAACCCCAAGTCCGACCCTCGGCCGTTCAAGACGTCGGCTCCTACGCCAAATGACTTGCTAGCACTCCACAAGTACCTGGTTCAGCGACCCAGTGAGACTTCAGACGACCCGCTGGACCGATTCAATGTCGAGCCGTCATGCACCGACGACTGCCCCGACTGCATCCAGGAGAAGCAAAGCAAGAAGACGGGCCATGCAACGGGTATGGGTAGCGCCGAAGAGTACAAGGCCAAAGAGCGCATAGATTGGGTCCGCATCTCCGAGACCATGGCCAAGCCTCGATGGGTGTTTGACGGCCGTGGCGTGATTGACTCTAGGGAAATGGTCAAGCTCGGCGTAAGAGTAGAAAGCGTGGGCCGCCAACACCGATTCTAA
- a CDS encoding nucleoside-diphosphate-sugar epimerase (similar to Colletotrichum gloeosporioides Nara gc5 XP_007277020.1) encodes MHLILTGATGLVGSSVLDAMIRAKDITKISILTRKPVPMAQDAKDPRINVIIHNDFETYDSKVLDQLKDADGCVWALGISQTKVGKEEYVKITKDYTLAAAKSFATLSPSSSKPFRFIYVSGEGATQTPGRFSAIFARVKGETEQALADMTASTPGLQADSVRPGFVDASKHTAVHGYIPDPGMLYKAGVVVLGPAIRMGYRSAHSPTEVLGNFMTQMAMGKMDGKLEGSGAFKLGPSWVVENVGFRRIMGL; translated from the coding sequence ATGCATCTCATCCTCACCGGAGCCACAGGCCTCGTCGGCTCATCCGTCCTAGACGCCATGATCCGCGCCAAAGACATCACAAAAATCTCCATCCTCACCCGCAAACCCGTCCCCATGGCCCAAGACGCCAAAGATCCACgcatcaacgtcatcatccacaacgACTTTGAAACCTACGACTCCAAAGTCCTAGACCAGCTCAAAGACGCAGACGGCTGCGTCTGGGCCCTGGGTATCAGCCAAACCAAAGTCGGCAAGGAGGAATACGTCAAAATCACAAAAGACTACACACTAGCTGCCGCCAAGTCATTCGCCACACTctcgccatcgtcttcaaAACCCTTTCGATTCATCTACGTGTCCGGGGAGGGCGCTACACAGACACCCGGACGGTTCTCTGCCATTTTCGCACGCGTCAAGGGCGAGACGGAACAGGCGCTTGCTGATATGACGGCCAGCACGCCTGGTTTGCAGGCCGACTCTGTTCGTCCTGGCTTTGTGGATGCCTCGAAGCATACTGCTGTTCATGGGTATATTCCTGATCCTGGGATGTTGTACAAGGCTGGGGTGGTGGTTCTTGGACCGGCTATTAGGATGGGCTATAGGAGTGCACATTCGCCTACTGAGGTTCTGGGCAATTTCATGACACAGATGGCTATGGGGAAGATGGATGGCAAGTTGGAGGGTTCGGGGGCGTTCAAGTTGGGTCCGTCGTGGGTGGTTGAGAATGTTGGCTTTAGGAGGATTATGGGTCTTTGA